In Sesamum indicum cultivar Zhongzhi No. 13 linkage group LG8, S_indicum_v1.0, whole genome shotgun sequence, the sequence GTGGAGTTCGTGAACAGTTAATAAAGAATGTTTCCTGTTGTTCACATATGTCATCAGAAGGTACTGAACATTATCTGAGAAGTAACAATTACTAGTCCCATTTACTAACATTCGCATTTCCACATTTATGAGGCTGATAGAATGACATAAGATTTGTAAGATACAAGATGGTCCTCTATTTCCTAATAGACCCTCATGAAGATTGTctacatttttccttttccaatGGGAAATCCATGCTTGGATATGATGCATTCATTTGAACTAGAGATCGAATGCTACCTCGGCAAGATCCTCAGCAAGACATCGTAATTGTCCTGTAAGAGAAGTGACCTGCCTCTGAGGACTAGGAATAAGTTGCTTTGCCTGTTTCAGTTCTGAACCTTGCTTCTCCACAAGCTCTTGAAGGCGTGAATTTATCACATCAGGGAAGAATACGGCACTTTTCAgacattttatttcttcccTTTGCTTCAAGCACAAATCTTTCAGCTTTTCAACCTAAATATTGTACAATTATCAGTAAAACCCAAATTAATACTTCACCAGAAATCTTGACTaaacaaaatccacccaaCAACACAAGAAATCCATTTACCTCTCTGTTCTTCTCCTCTACTAACAGCTTAAGTTCAGCAATCTGCTCCTCCTGTTCTTTGTTCATACTCAAAAGCTCCCTCTCACTCCTCAGCACCATAGCCAGAGTCCTCGTATTCCCTCTGACCTCAGTTAACGCCTTCTTCGTACTCTCCTCTCCTCTTTTTGCCCCTGCTTGAAGATCCCGTCGACCCCTTAAACAGCTTCTTGTGCAGCCCACTTAATCCGGTACCCTTTTTCacattcttcttcaaatccTTAGCCAGAAAGTCGGCCGCCAAAACGAATTTGGCCTCCTTGTTGAGATTCTTGGCCTTCTTGTTGTTATGGACCAATTTCTTGACCATGGAACTGAAATTAATGTTGGTGGAATCATTTTTCTTGGTGAGGGCCCGTGAAGAGGGTAATTTAGTGGACGAGGAAGGATCGGATTTCGTGGAGCTGTTCAGGCTGTTGGTGTAGCGAGTTGCAGGCTTGACTGAAGCCATTTCTCGTTCTTGAGATTTTATTCCGAGGacttaaaattatgaaattctgAAATTGGAAGATTTGCTGattgtttatttgtttgtacGAGAAAGAGAGATGTGTTGGATTTGAGCCCGAGAATTACTGCAACTACCGGAGGTGCTATCTCtgtttgaattcaaaatttttgtgtCAGGGCGGTCGAATGTCAACATTCAGGGGACTGTGAGGACGAAATGACCTGTGCGAAGGCGGGGTTTTGGTTTTGGAAGGGTCATCTGACTGCGGCGTTTCTTACTACTATAGGTGCGGATAGAATTGTCAATTAGACACTACTAACTACCATGACAGCTCATTACAGCAAGATTCTTGTCAAACTAAATCCAGACAaccaaaaatttgtttttattgagaAATGTTATCTCTCATATAAACATGCATCCTCTTTGCTtttgaacaaaatataaaCCGCAACCCACAATGAACAAAACGGTGAAATTTATTGGGCAGAGTCATACAGATTGACATTTTTGTATGATGCAGAACTGAGGAACTGCTAATCTCCAGGCCAAAAGAATTATTGAACATTATACATGAGTAACAGTGACTAACAAAGAGGATTATGACTTATAGGAAGTAACAAGAAGGGACAAATTGTTTTTCATCTTAGCAGCAAGGCCGAGTATCTCAGTCATGTCCAAATCTTGAGGCATCAATCCATCAGGGAGTTTCCAGTTGAAGTGGTAGAGCAGCTGAGCCAGAAGAAGCTCCACACTGGCCAAACCAAAAGATATTCCAGGGCAcatccttcttcctcctccaaaCGGTATGAACTCAAAGTTTGTCCCGATGAATTCTATGCTGCTTTCAGCAAATCTTTCTGGTTCAAAAGCCTCAGCGTTGACCCAATACTCAGGATCTCTATTGATTGCCAGGACATTCAGTACGACTTTGGTTTTAGGGGGAATATCATATCCATAGACTTTCTGCCAATCCTTGCAGTCTCTTGGAAGCAATAAGGGAACGGGGGGGTTGAGCCTCAGAGTTTCTTTGATCACCATCTTCAGATAGCTTACTTTCTCCAAGTCGGACTCAAGAATTCTCTCTTTGCCTCTGAAAACATGCCTCAATTCTGATTGTGCTTTCTCCATCACGTTCGCGTGTTTAATCATTTGCACCATTGCAAATTCAACAGTGGCTGCAGTGGTGTGCGTCCCAGCAATAAACATATCCTGTGGTTTAGGATTAGTTACCAGTTCAAGTTAAGTCTGATATGAGGGGTGAACTAATGTACTGACCAGAGTGATAGCTTTTATGTTATCCAATGTTATAGGAAACTCGAGGTTGCCCTTTTCTTTGAATCTTAAGAGCACATCAACAATATCTTCCTCAGCATGTTGCCCGAATCTCAGCCTCTCCATATGCTCATCGATGATGACGTTCAAGACCTGATCAAGTTTGTGGTGCAGCTTCATAAGTTTGGTCCTCAACCCAGTAACCGCTGGAAGGAACGTTATCGAAGGAAACAAATCAGCAACGTCAAAGCCTCCAGAAGAAGTTCCAAACTCAATAATTAGCGGTAGGAATTCATCTTTGCCCCCACGAGACTTGCCAAATGCTGCTCTACAGAGCACGTCATTAGTGTATGATAAGACCTTCTGAGCCAAGTCCATTGGCATCAACGAGGGATGTGAACGGATGGACTCAACGAGATTCACTGCCTCCTCGTCTCTAATAGTGCTAAACGAGCGCACATTCTTGGAGCTCAGCAGTTCAGAGAAGCAAATCCTACGCATCTGTTTCCAGTAATCGCCGTAGGGAGCCATGACCATGTCTTGGTAGTTGTAGGTAATGATAGCAAGAGACGGGAGCCTCGCCCGGGATGAGAAGGCAAGATCATGCGTTGTTAATAGCTCTTTAGCCACTCTGGGGGCTGAGATCACAACTGCAGAAATCTCACCGAGCTGTAAGTGCATGATAGGCCCATATTTCCGTGCCAAGTTTCTGAGGGCATAGTGTGGGCCTGAGCCGCCCGACAGGTGATGCAGACTTCCGATAAGAGGGAGCTTCCAGGGCCCTGGAGGCAACTTTGGCCTGGAAATACGGAACCTGATGATTAAGTTCAGCAAAGGGACAATTAAGATGAGGGAGATGATGAGGAAAGATGGGATTGCCAGTTCCATTTTGGCAAACTGAGAATGATCACAGGTTTGCTTTCAACTCTTCTTTTGTATATTAGGTCTGTGAACATGTCGGCTAATATTAATGGGAGCCTGTCGTGCACTTGCACAAACAAGAATACAAcgacacaatttttttttaaaattagtacATCATTCAGCACtcatacaattatatataatatctttttgttatatatattctataatttttacaaaattaatatatataatatgaaaagaatatcaaagtaaaatataaaatacacataatcagtttattttcaaaagtacGCAATGAAAAATTcctaattttccaaattagtTAAATCTTTATGACCATCTTTCGAAGTTTTAGCAATTTCATCCCAAAACTTTTAGTAGAGATGGCAACGGGACGAAGCTAAAAAACCTCAATACAGTTttcaatcaaaaataaattgtataagacaaaaaatatgtacaactaaattattaattttctcatcaagtaatatcattttataatttacaatgaattatattatacaaagaatgcattcaactaatatttaatgttttaataaataatatctgtttagatttaaataccTCAATAtagttttcaattaaaatgataattgtataagacaaatatatatggtTTTCTATTCTTGAGAGTTTTATTTGacaaatctatatatatggtgATTATTCGACCTGGCTTGAAAGACTATTAAGTTTCGGGCAGTTGGTGTGtcgatataatattttaatattttaatgtcgATATAAGTATCACAaagtttacaattttaatattttaatatctaaaacatgtacatataaatttgtaaaaataaataaatatttcaatatattattatttcatatttatataataatgataatattattttttaaaaaataatctttaatattttaaaaatattaaattaggtTCAACCCAATAAAATTTGGATCTAAAAATTTCTTAATGAAATGGGTCCCAAGTTTTTAGTAGAAACAAACTGACCCATCGACGGTCCTACTTAAAAAATCTAATGTGGATTTGATTGGATGAGTAGGCAATGAAGGTCATGTTAAATTACTAACTCCCATATACCTTTGGTCCTTAAATTAGTGTAAATTATCCATCAGTCTTCATCAAACAAGATTCAATAATACTACGAGTAGAGACATatctattataatataattttaaaataaaatgagcaaTGTGATATTTTGGTTGTTTTTAAAAGGGATAATTCCATTCTCCTCcctaaagtttggtgtaattacatattaaccttttatgatttgaaaaattatatacatataaaccttttataatttaaaaaattatatttaatatacttagatttgctttcgtctaataaataagttcgtttattaattaaaatccactGGATTTactgatatttatataaaaaaatcaagtaaaaaTTCGTATATatcatcgattgacttattattggtAATACTTGATAAGCAAATGAGGAAGGGGAGAGAGATGGATTGGTAGCAGTGGAGGATCCGACACGCACGCTTTTCTCCCATCTCCTCAAAAACATCGATCCCAAGTTCAAAATGCCGTCGTCTCTTCAAGAATGTTAATGGTGGAAGACAGCAATTTTATCTGGTTATGATGAGCCAACCCAGATAGGTTTGATTACAATCACCCATTTATCTCACCTAGAATCGGGCTTCCCGTATCTCAAGTTGAGTTTTGGACGGGATTTTGACAGATTTATGGACCAATCAGCCTAAGTAAATGGggtcttaaaatatataaaattttaaggaattaattatatttagacatcattcaaaaatataaaattatattttctcttgaaaaattttaaaattatacttatacctcatctgaaaatttattgtttacatCTTACCCCTTTTCTGTtagaatttggacaaaaaatgcgaaagttagcaaaaaaattacataaaatttcaaattttattcctGGTTAAATGTTTACATGTAATAATATACTTATGAAGTAAAAAagataatgatgttaacctcagtctatatatatatatatatatattatatttatccatgataaatataaaaatatacataataatattaaatgaggggtaaaattaaaaatttattataattttttttgtttatatcagCATTTTCCATTCAAATCTTAACGAAAGGTGGTCaactataaatcaaaatttttggagGAAGTGTatagtttcaaattttattttaaaaaaaaattataatttaacatttttaaagTGGGGTTtgagtgtaattaacccaaatTCTAAACTATAACTCTGCATCCATTCTATTTTCTTCAGCAATATCATGAAACCAGTTAGCAAAAAAGCACACCGTCCCATTGGTAATAGATGATAGTAATCATCAAATTGAtcgaaaaaagagaaaaaacacTATACACATGATTGTTGCTttcattatcaatttattcTCAGTTTTCGTTTATCAAATTCGAACTTACACTATCCTTTCATTGCAATATGAGTATACGAATAATATTCATCAGATGCTAATCCCAACCAGAATTATTGAACATTGAGCATGAGTAAAACTAAGAGGATTACGATTTATGAGATGTAGCAACAAGGTACAGATCATTTTTCCTCTTAGCAGCAAGGCCAAGTATCTCAGTCATGTCCAAATCTTGAGGCTGGAGTCCATCAGGGAGTTCCCAGTTGAAATGGTAGAGCAGCTGAGCTAGAAGAAGCTCCACAGTGGCCAAAACAAACGATATTCCAGGGCAcatccttcttcctcctccaaaCGGTATGAACTCAAAGTTCGTTCCGATGAATTCTATGCCGCTTCCAGCAAATCTCTCTGGTTCAAAAGCCTCAGCGTCGTCCCAATACTCAGGGTCTCTATTGATTGCGAGGGCATTTACTAAGACTCTGGTTTTAGGGGGGATATCATATCCACAGACTTTCTGCCAATCCTGGCATTCTCTTGGAAGCAATAAGGGAACCGGCGGGTGGAGCCTCAGAGTTTCCCTGATCACCATCTTCAGATAGCTTACTTTCTCCAATTCAGATTCAAAAACCCTGTCATTCCCTCTGAAAACATGTCTCAGTTCTGCTTGTGCTTTCTCCATCACCTTCGGGTGCTTAATCATTTCTGCCATTGCAAATTCAACAGTCGATGCAGAAGTGTGCGTCCCAGCGTTAAACATATCCTGCGGATTGTGGGGGGAGGGCGGGGCCATTATCAGTTCAAGTGCAAGTCTAATATGAGTAGAGAACTTGTGTGCTGTTCTTACCAGAATGGTAGCTTTTATGCTATCCATTGTTATAGGAAACTCGAGGTTGCCTTTTTGTTTGCATCTTAAGAGCACATCAACTAGATCCTCTTCACCAGGTTGCCCAAATCTCAGCTTCTCCATGTGCTGATCGATGATGACATTCCAGACGTGATCCATTTTGTGGTGCAACTTCAGATATTTTGTTTTCAGCCCAGTAACATCCTCAAGGAATTTTACCGAAGGGAACAAATCAGCAACATCAAAACCTCCAGCAGAAGCTCCCAACTCAATAATTAGCGGCAGGACTTCATCTTTGCCCCCATGAGACATGCCAAATGCTGCTCTGCACACCACATCATTTGCGTATGAGAACGCCACCTGAGTCAAGTCTATTGGTATCGACGTGGGATGTAAACGGATGGACTCGACAAGATTCATTGCCACTTCGTCTCTAATAGTGCTAAACGAGCGCACATTCTTGGAGCTCAACAGTTCAGAGAAGCAAATCTGCGCATCTGTTTCCAGTAATCGCCGTAGGGAGCCAAGGCTATGTTTTGGTAGTTGTAGGTAATGATACCAAGAGACGGGAGCCTCGGCCGTGACGAGAAGGCAAGATCATGGGCTGTTAATAGCTCTTTAGCCACTCTGGGGGCTGAGATCACAACTGCAGAAATCTCACCGAGCTGTAAGTGCATAATAGGCCCATATTTCCGTGCCAAGTTTCTGAGGGCATATTGTGGGAGTGAGCCGCCCGACAGGTGATGCAGACTTCCGATCAAAGGGAGCTTCCAGGGCCCTGGAGGCAACCTCGGCCTGGAACTTCTGGAGGTGTGGAACCTGTTGATTAAATTCAGCAGAGAGAGTATGAAGATGATGGAAATGATGAGGAAAATGGGGATTTGGAGTTCCATTTTGGCAAACTGATAAGGATCACGGAATACTGAAATCTCTCAACTCTTCTTCAGCACATTCGTGTCTGTGTACTAATTGGATAAGTTTCATGGAGCTATTGGCTCTATTCCATAcggaaaatttttattctgaTCAGGTTTGATCGGCTGAAATTAATATCACATGACAATTATAGTACACTATTTCATCctacatttttcattttccatgTGCATCAAGAGGGTACTTgtcaatatcaatatattggcttatttattaaaatattataaacaaaatatattaaattcataatatttttattttttattttgcatgaaTTTCGTTGCATTGCgtgcaaaaaatttaaaaagtaggaaaagaataaaaatattataaaattagtgataattataaattttaatacatcaATCCAACAAGTATGTCGTTGACGACGagctcttcttttttcctcacctaccaattttattgactcatttcttttccaaaaggataaaattgcaattaataaCTCAATATCCTCGC encodes:
- the LOC105168041 gene encoding uncharacterized protein LOC105168041 — its product is MVLRSERELLSMNKEQEEQIAELKLLVEEKNREVEKLKDLCLKQREEIKCLKSAVFFPDVINSRLQELVEKQGSELKQAKQLIPSPQRQVTSLTGQLRCLAEDLAEVAFDL
- the LOC105168609 gene encoding premnaspirodiene oxygenase-like, giving the protein MELAIPSFLIISLILIVPLLNLIIRFRISRPKLPPGPWKLPLIGSLHHLSGGSGPHYALRNLARKYGPIMHLQLGEISAVVISAPRVAKELLTTHDLAFSSRARLPSLAIITYNYQDMVMAPYGDYWKQMRRICFSELLSSKNVRSFSTIRDEEAVNLVESIRSHPSLMPMDLAQKVLSYTNDVLCRAAFGKSRGGKDEFLPLIIEFGTSSGGFDVADLFPSITFLPAVTGLRTKLMKLHHKLDQVLNVIIDEHMERLRFGQHAEEDIVDVLLRFKEKGNLEFPITLDNIKAITLDMFIAGTHTTAATVEFAMVQMIKHANVMEKAQSELRHVFRGKERILESDLEKVSYLKMVIKETLRLNPPVPLLLPRDCKDWQKVYGYDIPPKTKVVLNVLAINRDPEYWVNAEAFEPERFAESSIEFIGTNFEFIPFGGGRRMCPGISFGLASVELLLAQLLYHFNWKLPDGLMPQDLDMTEILGLAAKMKNNLSLLVTSYKS
- the LOC105168042 gene encoding premnaspirodiene oxygenase-like produces the protein MNLVESIRLHPTSIPIDLTQVAFSYANDVVCRAAFGMSHGGKDEVLPLIIELGASAGGFDVADLFPSVKFLEDVTGLKTKYLKLHHKMDHVWNVIIDQHMEKLRFGQPGEEDLVDVLLRCKQKGNLEFPITMDSIKATILDMFNAGTHTSASTVEFAMAEMIKHPKVMEKAQAELRHVFRGNDRVFESELEKVSYLKMVIRETLRLHPPVPLLLPRECQDWQKVCGYDIPPKTRVLVNALAINRDPEYWDDAEAFEPERFAGSGIEFIGTNFEFIPFGGGRRMCPGISFVLATVELLLAQLLYHFNWELPDGLQPQDLDMTEILGLAAKRKNDLYLVATSHKS